GCTGAGGTTCAAACCCGGGGCCAGGACAGGCAGTCTGAATCTCAGAAACAAGAGAGGGAGAGCCAGCAGACAGAAGCTGGGAAGCGTGTGCAGCAGACTGAGAGACTAGGAGAAgataagagtcaccagatcagacAGAGGAGGTCAGAGACACAGTCACAGACCAGGGAACAGGACAGAGCCCAACACACAAGTGGACCAGTGACTGGAGCTGGAACTAGAACTCAGACAGATGTGACCCATACAGTGACACAGACAGAGGTGACCCAGGTTATGGAGCAGGACAGGAGCCATCAGATAAGAAGCCCTAGCACCCAATCACAGGAGTCTACCCATGGCCAGACCAGAGGGACTGGGGTCCAGGGTCAAGACAGGAGCCAGACAAGCCAGGTAGTGACAGAACATGTTCAGACACTGGGAGGGGCCACCCAGGCCATGGAGCAGGACAGGAGCCATCAGATAAGAAGCCCTAGCACCCAATCACAGGAGTCTACCCATGGCCAGACCAGAGGGACTGAGGTCCAGGGTCAAGACAGGAGCCAGACAAGCCAGGTAGTGACAGAACATGTTCAGACACTGGGAGGGGCCACCCAGGCCATGGAGCAGGACAGGAGCCATCAGATAAGAAGCCCTAGCACCCAATCACAGGAGTCTACCCATGGCCAGACCAGAGGGACTGAGGTCCAGGGTCAAGACAGGAGCCAGACAAGCCAGGTAGTGATAGAACATGTTCAGACACTGGGAGGGGCCACCCAGGCCATGGAGCAGGGCAGGAACTATCAGATAAGAAGCCCTAGCACCCAATCACAGGAGTCTACCCATGGCCAGACCAGAGGGACTGGGGTCCAAGGTCAAGACAGGAGCCAGACAAGCCAGGTAGTGACAGAACATGTTCAGACACTGGGAGGGGCCACCCAGGCCATGGAGCAGGACAGGAGCCATCAGATAAGAAGCCCTAGCACTCAATCACAGGAGTCTACCCATGGCCAGACCAGAGGGACTGGGGTCCAGGGTCAAGACAGGAGCCAGACAAGCCAGGTAGTGATAGAACATGTTCAGACACTGGGAGGGGCCACCCAGGCCATGGAGCAGGGCAGGAACTATCAGATAAGAAACCCTAGCACCCAATCACAGGAGTCTACCCATGGCCAGACCAGAGGGACTGGGGTCCAGGGTCAAGACAGGAGCCAGACAAGCCAGGTAGTGATAGAACAGGTTCAGACACTGGGAGGGGCCACCCAGGCCATGGAGCAGGGCAGGAACTATCAGATAAGAAGCCCTAGCACCCAATCACAGGAGTCTACCCATGACCAGACCAGAGGGACTGGGGTCCAGGGTCAAGATAGGAGCCAGACAAGCCAAATGGTGACAGGAGGACACATTCAGACAAAGGCAGGGCCA
This is a stretch of genomic DNA from Canis lupus baileyi chromosome 12, mCanLup2.hap1, whole genome shotgun sequence. It encodes these proteins:
- the CRNN gene encoding cornulin gives rise to the protein MPQLLRNIHGIIEAFQHYARTQGSCTVLTRGELKRFLEHEFADIIVKPQDPATVDEVLRLLDEDDTGTVEFKEFLVLVFKVAQACFKTLSESPTGDCGSQESGSLPTGASQELGKEQSRRAEVGQAREAQPRESSQYGQSTQASRGQAGAEVQTRGQDRQSESQKQERESQQTEAGKRVQQTERLGEDKSHQIRQRRSETQSQTREQDRAQHTSGPVTGAGTRTQTDVTHTVTQTEVTQVMEQDRSHQIRSPSTQSQESTHGQTRGTGVQGQDRSQTSQVVTEHVQTLGGATQAMEQDRSHQIRSPSTQSQESTHGQTRGTEVQGQDRSQTSQVVTEHVQTLGGATQAMEQDRSHQIRSPSTQSQESTHGQTRGTEVQGQDRSQTSQVVIEHVQTLGGATQAMEQGRNYQIRSPSTQSQESTHGQTRGTGVQGQDRSQTSQVVTEHVQTLGGATQAMEQDRSHQIRSPSTQSQESTHGQTRGTGVQGQDRSQTSQVVIEHVQTLGGATQAMEQGRNYQIRNPSTQSQESTHGQTRGTGVQGQDRSQTSQVVIEQVQTLGGATQAMEQGRNYQIRSPSTQSQESTHDQTRGTGVQGQDRSQTSQMVTGGHIQTKAGPQTQRHAQATDQDRSQTARHVVDRDEGQTQRQSGSSHRWTQVSHYEAGEGKLGEQAQSVASTLTGRQDWSSTHPRCSVTGGQGEREPIVITQEWVGDHTREMEIPRQDQGSLCTGIPTAQGQEAAQSEGKRSLTAKGLYSYFKSNKP